Within the Micromonospora citrea genome, the region CGTACACGCCCCGCGTCACGGTCGGCGAGCTGGTCGTGGCGCGGCAGACCTGGCGCACCACGGTCGGCGCGAGCGGGCTCGCCGATGTCACCAGCGAACGCGACCGCTTCCTCGCGGTCCGGGACTGGCGCCGCCGCCTCGGCCTGCCCGAGCAGGTGTACGTCAAGCTCGGCACCGAGACCAAGCCCTGCTTCGTGGACCTGAGCAGCCCGGCGTTCGGCAGCATGTTCTGCGCGATGGTGCGGGCCGCCCGCACCGACGGTGGCGACGACGCCTCGCTCGTGGTCAGCGAGATGCTGCCCACCGTGGAGGACGCCTGGGTGCCCGACGCGGCCGGCCGACGCTACTTCAGCGAGCTGCGGCTGCACATCGTGGACGCCGACGAACGGGAGGACTCCCGATGAGCGAGCGTCAGCGAGTGCACCACCGGATCCCGCTCGGCGACACCGGCTGGTCGGTGTGGCGCGACGTCGTCCTGCGTACCGCCGGCTTCCCGGCGGCCGGGCTGGCCGCCTTCGCCGCGCCCGACGCGGCGGCGGCCGCCGACGCCGTGCTCGCCGGTGAGGACGCCGCCGAGCTGTTCGACAAGACCTTCGCGGTGGCACTGGCCGACGGCTCCGCCCAGGCCAACGAGATCGCCGCCGATCCGCTGCTGCGCGAGGCGGTCACCTGGCAGAACCCGGAGATGCTGATCGCGCTGGACGGCCTGCTGCGCACCGACCCGACGGTGCGCAACGTCCGGCGACGCAAGCGTGAGCTGAGCCTGCTGCGCTACTGGCAGCGCTACTGCGGCAAGGCCGAGACGATCGGCTTCTTCGGCCCGGTCTGCTGGGGCCGGCTCGACCCCGACGAGCCCGCCACCCGGCTGCGCCCCGGGCCGGCGCTGGTGTCCCGGCGCGAGGTCCACTTCGAGGCGTGGGCGCTGATCGCGTACGCCGACCGGCTCGCCGACGACCTGGCGGTGCGGCGCTGGTGGGCGCCGGCGCTGCCGCCGCACCTGAGCCTGTCCGACCGGCTGGTCACCCGGCCGCTGCTGCCACCGACCGAGCTGACCGCCGTGGAGGCCCGGCTGCTGGCCGCCTGCGACGGACGCACCCCCGCGGTGACGCTGGTGGAGCGGCTGCTGGCCGGCGGGGAGACCGGGCTGCGCAGCGCCGACGACGCCTACCTGCTGCTCGACCGGCTGGTCGACCGGAACCTGCTGACCTGGGACGCCGGCCTGCCCGTCAGCCCCGAGGCCGAGCGGGTGCTCGCCGAGCGCATCGACGCCATCGGCGACGCGCCGGTCCGCGCCGAGGCGGCGGCCGCCTTCGACCGGCTGCGCGCGGCGCGCGACGCGGTGGCCGCGGCGGCCGGCGACCCGGACCGGCTCGGCGCCGCCCTCGCCGCGCTGAACGCCGAGTTCACCGCCGTCACCGGCCGGCCCGCCACCCGCCAGGCCGGGCAGATGTACGCCGGCCGCACGGTGCTCTACGAGGAGACCGCCCGCGACCTGGACTGCACGGTCGGCTCCCGGGTGCTGGACGCGCTGGCCGAGCCGCTGGCGATCGTGCTGACGGCCGCGCGGTGGCTGACCGCCGAGGTCGGCGCCGCCGGCGAACGGCTCTTCGCGGAACTGCACGCCGAGCTGCGCGGCGACGGGCCGGTGCGGCTGGCCGACGTGTGGGCCCTGGCCCAGGGGCTGCTGCTCGCCCCGGACGGCCCGATCGCCCGGGCCGGCGCCGGGCTCACGACCCGCTGGGCGGAGCTGATCGGCCTGGACTCGGTGGCCCCCGGGCAGACCGAGCTGCGGCTGCGCGGTGCCGACCTGGCCGAGCGGGCCCGCGTCCTGTTCGCCGCCGACCGCCCCGGCTGGCCGTCGGCCCGCATCCACAGCCCCGACGTGCAGATCGCCGCCGCCGGGCTGGACGCGCTCAACCGGGGCGACTTCCTGCTCGTCCTCGGCGAGCTGCACCCGGCGTACGTGCCGTTCGACAGCGCGGTGCTTACCCCGTTCCACCCCGACCAGGCGGCGCTGCGGGCGGCGCTGGACGCGGAGCTCGGCCCGGCCCGGACCCGGGTGCTCTACCCGGAGAGCTTCCCGCGCACGACCACCCGCATGACGTACGCCCTCAACGGGCCCCGGGACCGCCAGTTCGGCATCGACACGGCACGGGGTGCCGACGTCGACCGGCTGGTCCGCGCCACCGAGGCGCGGGTGGAGCACGACGGCGACCAGTGGCTGGCGGTGCTGCCCGACGGCACCCGCTGGCCGCTGATGGAGATCTTCGCGAACCTGCTCGGCGCGTTGCTGCTGGACAGCTTCAAGCTCCTCGCGCCGGCGGCGCACACGCCCCGGATCTCCATCGACCGGCTGGTCGTGGCCCGGCGGACGTGGCGGACGACGGTGGCGGAGACCGGCCTGGCCGGCGTCACCGGCGAGGCCGAGCGGTTCCTCGCCGTGCGCCGGTGGCGGGCGCGTCTCGGGCTGCCCGAGCGGGTGTTCGTCAAGGTGGGCACCGAGATCAAGCCCTGCTACGCCGATCTCACCGCCCCGCTGCACGCCCAGTCCCTCTGCGCCATGGTCGACGCCGCCGCGAAGAGCGGCGCCGACGTCACCGTGACGGTGAGCGAGCTGCTGCCGGACCCGGCGGACGCCTGGGTGACCGACGAGCGGGGGCGCGGCTACGTCAGCGAGCTGCGGATGCAGATCACCGATCCAGTGAGCTACCGGGGAGAGAACGGGTGACCGACATCCTGTCCATCAGCGCCGTCCACGGGGAGACCCTGCCGTGGCCGGACGCGACCCTGGCCGAGCTGATCGCCGCCCAGGCCGCCCGGACCCCGGACGCGGTCGCCGTGCGCCAGTGGGACACGCGCCTGACCTACGCGGAGCTGCTGGGGCGGGCGGCCGGGGTGGCCGCGGCGCTGCGCGACCGCGGCGTCGGCCGGCAGAGCCGGGTCGGCGTCTGCGGGGCCCGCAACCCCGACCTCGTGGCGACCGTGCTCGGCGTGCTGCTCGCCGGCGGCTGCTACGTGCCGCTCGAGCCGGGCGGCCCCCGCCGGCGGCTGCGGGAGATCGCCGCCGACGCGGGGGTGTCCGTGGTGGTCGGCGACGCCGCCGTGGCAGAGTTCGGCGACGTGCCGGGCGTCGAGGCGCTCGGCCTGCCCGGGCCGGCGCCGCTGGCCGCCTGCCCCGCCCGCCCCGGCGACCCCGCGTACGTCCTGTTCACCTCGGGCTCCACCGGCCGGCCCAAGGGGGTGCTCACCACCCACCGCAACGTGGTCGAGTTCGTCACCGGCTGCGCCGCGATGACCGGCGCGGACGCGGGCGTGCGCAGCCTCGGCATCGCCTCGCTCGGCTTCGACGCGGCCACCATGGACCTCTTCGTCCCGCTGCTGCTCGGCGGCGCCGTCCAGCTCCTCGGCGCCGACGACCGGGCCGACCCCGTCCGGCTGGCCCGGTTCATCGCCGCGCACGAGGTGAACTGGGGCTTCATCACCCCGACCGTGCTGTCCGTGCTCGACCCGGCCGAGCTGCCGGCCTGGCGGGTCGTGCTCTGCGGCGGCGAGGCGGTGCCGGCCGAGCTGGCCGCGCGCTGGGCCCCCGGGCGGCTCTTCCTCAACGGGTACGGCCCGACCGAGACGACCGTGCTCGCGGTCAGCGGCGAGCTGACCGCCGCCGAGACCGACCCGGTGCCGATCGGCCGTCCGCTGCCCAACCACCGCGCGTACGTCGTCGACGCCGAGCTGCGTCCGGTGCCCCCGGGCGCGGCCGGCGAGCTGCTGATCGGCGGCCCGGGCCTGGCCGACGGCTACCTCAACCGGCCCGGCCTGACCGCCGAGCGGTTCGTCCCCGACCCGTTCGGCGGCCCGGGGGAGCGGCTCTACCGCACCGGCGACCTGGTCCGGCAGGACCCGGACGGCCGGATCGTCTACCTGGGCCGGCTCGACCGGCAGGTGAAGATCCGGGGCCAGCGCATCGAGCTGGGCGAGGTCGAGGCCGTGCTGGCCGGCGTGCCCGGCGTGCGGCAGGTCGCCGTGGAGGCCGTCCCCGGCCCGGCCGGCACCGAGCTGGTCGCCTTCCTCACCCCGGCCGACGCCCCCGACGACGAGCGGCTGCGGGCGTACGCCTTGCCGCGGCTGACCGCCGCGATGCTGCCGGCCCGGGTGCTGCGCCGCGACGACCTGCCGGTCAGCCCGACCACCGGGAAGCTGGACCGTCCGGCGCTGCGGGCGCTGGCCGCCACGACCCCCGCCTCCGCTCCCGCCGGCCCGGTCGACGCCGACGAGCCGCTCGCGGCGGCGGTGGCCCGGATCTGGGGCCGGCTGCTCGGCGCGACCCCCACCCCGGAGACCGACTTCCTCGCCGCCGGCGGCAACTCCATCGCGGCGATGCGCCTGGTCGCCGCCCTCCGGGCCGAGCTGGGCCGGCACGTCGACACCCGCGACGTGTTCACCGGCCGCACCCTGGCCGGCCTGGTCGAGCGGATCACCGCCGCCGCCCCGGCCGACGCCGACGGGTTGACCACCGGCAACCCGCCGACCCTCTCCCCGCCGCAGCGCCGGCTCTGGTTCGTCGACCAGCTCGCCCCCTCCAGCGCGCCCTACAACATCGCGGTGGCGCACCGGCTGCGCGGCCCGCTCGACACGACCGCCCTCGGTGCGGCGCTGCGGGCGGTCGCCGAGCGGCACGACGTGCTGCGCTGGCGGATCCCGCAGACCGCCGGCGTGCCGTACGCGGTCTGCGAGGAACCGACCGACGTGGCGGTGCCGGTGGTCGACCTGACCGGCAGCGCCGACGCCGAGGCGGAGCTGGCCGGGATGCTCGCCGCCGGTGCGGCGCACTCCTTCGACCTGGCCACCGGGCCGCCCTGGCAGGTGACCGTCTACCGGCTCGGGCCGGACGAGCACGTCCTGGCGATCACCCTGCACCACGCGGTCTTCGACGGCTGGTCCGAGAAGCTGCTTTACGACGACCTCGCGGCGGCGTACGACCGGGCGGTGCTGGGCGGCGACCCGACGCTGCCCGCGCTGCCCGCCACGTACGCCGACTACGCGGTCTGGCGGGCGGAGCGCGACCGGCGCCGCGGCGCCGCCGACCTGGACTGGTGGCTGGCGCACCTGCGCGACGTGCCGACGGTGCTGGAGCTGCCCCGCGACCGGCCCCGGCCGGCGGTGGCCACCTACGCCGGCGCCGAGGCGGCGGTGCGGCTGCCCGAGGCGTGCGACCGGGGGGTGCGGGAGCTGGCCGAGCGGCGCGGCACCACCGTGGCGGCGGTGCTGCTGGCCGGCTTCGGCGAGCTGCTGCGCCGCCTCACCGGCCGCGACGACCACGTGGTCGGCGCGATCGTCGCCGACCGCCGGCTGGCCGCCTTCGACGACGTGGTGGGCTTCTTCATCGACACCGTGCCCGTGCGGGTGCGCGGCGGCGGGGCCAGCTTCGCCGAACTGGTCGACCGGTGCGCGGGCGAGCTGCACGACGCGACCGCCCACCCGGGCGCCCCGCTGGAGCGGATCGTCGAGGGGCTCGGCGTGGGCCGGGACACCTCCCGCGCCCCGCTGGTGCAGGTGCTGTTCAACGTGCTCAACTTCGCGCCGCCCCGGCTGGCGCTGACCGGCCTGGACGGCGAGCCGGTCGCGGTGCCCAAGCCCGGATCGCCGTTCGACGTCACCGTCTACGTGGTGGAGCGGGCCGGCCGGTGCGGCGTCGAGGTCGTCTACAACCCGGACCTGTTCGACGCCGGGCGGATCGACGACCTGCTGGCCGACCTGGTCGCGCTCGTCGGCGCGCTGGTCGCCGCACCGGACGTCCCGACCGACCGGATCGCCGCCGAGCTGCCCCGGCCGACCGTGGCCACACCCCAGCTCGGCGCCATGACCGTCGCCGCCGGCGAGGCCCCGCGCGCCGTCCTGCCGACCGGCCCCGACGGGCTGACCGACACCGAGGAGCTGATCGCCGGCATCTGGCGCGAGGTGCTGGAACGCGACCGGGTCGGCGTCACCGACAACTTCTTCGACATCGGCGGGCACTCCCTGGCGCTGGCCGCCGTGCACGCCCGGCTCACCGCCGCCACCGGCCGGTCGATCAAGATGCTCGACCTCTTCCGCCACCCCACCATCCGGGCGCTCGCCGCCAGCCTCGACGGCGCCGCCGACCGACCGGAGCTGGCCCGCGCGGCGCTGCGCGCCGCCGCCCGACGCAGCCGTACCCGCCGCAACCCGCCCCGCCGCCCCGGCGGCACCGCGTGACGAAGGACAGCCTGATGAGCAACCCGACCACAACCGACCTGCCCGACGACGGCATCGAGCCCATCGCCATCGTCGGGATGGCCGCCCGCCTGCCCGGCGCGGCCGACGTGAACGAGTTCTGGCGCAACCTCGTCGACGGGGTCGAGTCGAGCACCGAGCTCACCCGGGAGGAGCAGATCGCCCGGGGGGCCAGCGAGGCGGAGGTAGACGACCCGGGCTGGGTCAACCGCGCCCCGCTGATCGACGGGTACGACGAGTTCGACGCCGGGCTGTTCGGGATGACCGCCCGGGAGGCGGAGATCACCGACCCGCAGCACCGGCTGTTCCTGGAGTCCTGCTACACCGCGTTGCAGGACGCCGGCTACGACCCGGGCCGCTACGACGGCGCGGTCGGCGTGTACGCCGGCACCGGCGGCAACTTCTACCTGCACCGCTACGTGTACCGCAACGAGCGGGTCGGCGGCAGCCCGCACGGGGCCGTCTCGCTGGCCACCGGCAACTCCCCGAACTACGTGGCCACCAACGTGTCGTACCGGCTGGACCTGCGCGGGCCGAGCCTGACCGTGCACACCGCCTGCTCCACCTCGCTTGTCGCGTTCCACCTGGCCTGCGAGGCGCTGCGCAACGGCGAGTGCGACATGGCCCTGGCCGGCGGCGTCAACATCGAGCTGCCGCACGTCGGCTACCTCGGCATGGACGGCTTCACCTCGCCCGACGGCCGGTGCCGCCCGTTCGACGCGGCCGCGAACGGCACCGTCTGGGGCAGCGGCGCGGGCGTCACCCTGCTCAAGCGCCTCTCCGACGCGATCGCCGACGGCGACACGATCCGCGCCGTGGTGCTGGGCAACGCGATCAACAACGACGGTGCCGGCAAGGTCGGCTTCACCGCCCCCAGCGTCGACGGGCAGATGGAGGCGATCGCCCAGGCCGTCGCGATGGCCGACGTCGACCCGCGCACCATCAGCTACGTCGAGGCCCACGGCACCGGCACCGCGATGGGCGACCCGATCGAGATCGCCGCGCTCTCCGCCGTCTACACCAAGGACACCGACGAGCGGGGCTGGTGCGGCATCGGCTCGGTGAAGTCCAACATCGGCCACCTCAGCCAGCCCTCCGGCATCGTCAGCGTGATCAAGACGGTGCTCGCGATGGAGCACGGGCTGATCCCGCCCACCATCAACTACGAGACGCCGAACCCGGCGATCGAGTTCTCCGACACCCCGTTCTACGTGGCGAACACGCTGAGCAAGTGGGACACCGACGGCACGCCCCGCCGCGCCGGGGTCAGCTCCTTCGGCATCGGCGGCACCAACGCGCACGTGGTGCTTCAGGAGGCGCCGGCCGCGTACCGGGAGCGGCGGGTCCGCCCCGCCCAGCTGCTGCACGTCTCGGCCAGGACCGCCAGCGCGTTGGAGACGGCGGTGACGCGCCTCGCCGAGCACCTGGAGTCCGCCACGGACCGGGGGCCGGAGCACCTCGCGGACGTCGCGCACACCCTGCGCGTCGGCCGGCAGGAATACCCGCACCGGGTCGCCGTGGTCGCCACCGACCTGCCCGACGCGGTCACCGCGCTGCGCACGAAGCGCCGCCGGCAGGCCGGCGTGGTCGAGGGCCCGGCGCCCCGGCCGGCCTTCCTCTTCTCCGGCCAGGGCTCCCAGTACGCGGGCATGGGCGCGCAGCTGTACGCCGAGGAGCCGGGCTTCGCGGCGGTGGTCGACGAGTGCGCCGAGCTGCTCCGCCCCGAGCTGGGCCTGGACATCCGCGACCTGATCCTCGGCCGCGACCCCGAGGCGGGGGAGAGGCTGACCGAGACCCGCTACACCCAGCCCGCCCTCTTCGTCGTCGAGTACGCCCTGGCCGTGCTGTGGCAGTCCGCCGGCGTGCGGCCGGCCGCGATGATCGGCCACTCGATCGGCGAGTACGTCGCCGCGACGGTGGCCGGGGTGCTGAGCCTGCCGGACGCCCTGCGGGTGGTCGCCGCCCGGGGCCGGCTGATGCAGTCCGTCGCGCCGGGGTCGATGCTCGCCGTGCCGCTGGACGAGTCGGTGGTCGCCGAGCGGCTGCCGGAGGGGGTGGCGATCGCCACCGTCAACGGGCCGGGCACCTGCGTGGTGGCGGGTCCGGGTGACGCGGTCGCCGCGTTCGCGGAGTCGCTGGACGTCAAGACCAAGGCGCTGCGCACCTCGCACGCCTTCCACTCGCCCATGATGGAGCCGGTCCTCGCCGAGTTCACCGCCCTGATGGGCACGGTGCCGCTGCGCCCGCCGGCCCTGCCGTTCCTGTCCAACGTGACCGGCACCTGGATCACCGACGAGCAGGCCACCGACCCGGCGTACTGGGCGGCGCACCTGCGCCAGCCGGTCCGCTTCGGCGCCTGCGTGGCGACCCTGCTCGCCGAGGGCACCTGGTCGCTGGTGGAGTGCGGCCCGGGTCGGCAGCTGGCGAACCTGGCCCGGATGCAGGTGGCCAAGGGGTCCGAGGCGCAGCGCAAGCTCGTCCCGCTGGGCAGCCTGCCCGGCCCGGGCGAGCCCACCGGCGACCTCGCCACCCTGCTCGGCACCGCGGCGGCGCTCTGGTGCGCCGGCACCCCGGTGCGGCTGGGCTCCGACCCGGACGCGCGGCGGGTGCCGCTGCCGACGTACCCCTTCGAGCGGCGCCGCTACTGGGTCGACCCGGACCCGGTCCAGCAGGGCGCCGCGGCGCCGGTCGAGACCGGCCCCCGGCCGCTGCCGGAGTGGTTCGCGGTGCCGGTGTGGCGGCAGGCGGCCCCGGAGCCGCGCACCGCGCCGCTGGGCCGCTGCCTGGTCCTCGCCGCCGGCCCGCGCGGCGACGCGCTGGTCGCGGCGCTGCGGGCCGCCGGTGAGCAGCCGCTGACGGTACGCCCCGGCGACGGCTTCGCCGCCGACGGCGACGGCTGGCGGCTG harbors:
- a CDS encoding type I polyketide synthase, which encodes MSNPTTTDLPDDGIEPIAIVGMAARLPGAADVNEFWRNLVDGVESSTELTREEQIARGASEAEVDDPGWVNRAPLIDGYDEFDAGLFGMTAREAEITDPQHRLFLESCYTALQDAGYDPGRYDGAVGVYAGTGGNFYLHRYVYRNERVGGSPHGAVSLATGNSPNYVATNVSYRLDLRGPSLTVHTACSTSLVAFHLACEALRNGECDMALAGGVNIELPHVGYLGMDGFTSPDGRCRPFDAAANGTVWGSGAGVTLLKRLSDAIADGDTIRAVVLGNAINNDGAGKVGFTAPSVDGQMEAIAQAVAMADVDPRTISYVEAHGTGTAMGDPIEIAALSAVYTKDTDERGWCGIGSVKSNIGHLSQPSGIVSVIKTVLAMEHGLIPPTINYETPNPAIEFSDTPFYVANTLSKWDTDGTPRRAGVSSFGIGGTNAHVVLQEAPAAYRERRVRPAQLLHVSARTASALETAVTRLAEHLESATDRGPEHLADVAHTLRVGRQEYPHRVAVVATDLPDAVTALRTKRRRQAGVVEGPAPRPAFLFSGQGSQYAGMGAQLYAEEPGFAAVVDECAELLRPELGLDIRDLILGRDPEAGERLTETRYTQPALFVVEYALAVLWQSAGVRPAAMIGHSIGEYVAATVAGVLSLPDALRVVAARGRLMQSVAPGSMLAVPLDESVVAERLPEGVAIATVNGPGTCVVAGPGDAVAAFAESLDVKTKALRTSHAFHSPMMEPVLAEFTALMGTVPLRPPALPFLSNVTGTWITDEQATDPAYWAAHLRQPVRFGACVATLLAEGTWSLVECGPGRQLANLARMQVAKGSEAQRKLVPLGSLPGPGEPTGDLATLLGTAAALWCAGTPVRLGSDPDARRVPLPTYPFERRRYWVDPDPVQQGAAAPVETGPRPLPEWFAVPVWRQAAPEPRTAPLGRCLVLAAGPRGDALVAALRAAGEQPLTVRPGDGFAADGDGWRLRPGVRDDYDALVAALAADGVPARLVHAFALDGEPTGVDIAATWAAQDRGFFSALHLVQALAGAGLTAEEGTFTLDLVTAGIGDVTGTDLTRPEHATLAGLARVLPAEVPGLTVRLVDAGPADAGERALVAELRRPVDPERPEVTLRGGRRWVTGYEQVTVDGEGEPGALREGGRYVITGGLGGIGITLAEDFATRARAKLVLLARSGLPAREEWDDHLAVHGGDRAGRAIAAIRRMEAAGAEVLVLAADVTDPADLARVRAEAERAYGGIDGVVHAAGLPGGGMAEIKDRAEAERVLAPKLAGTLALARVFGDLPLDFVVLCSSITAVIGGFGQVDYCAANNFLDAYARAGAGFAAPVVSQNWGGWAEVGMAVETSSPAGFRAAGRDTVTTTVDHPVLTTKVAGADGTVLHGLVSAASHWLLDEHRIGGVPVVPGTAHLECVRAAVTAALPAPAGDAAVELRDVVFLEPFSVPDGTVAQYRVELTPTDDGVDFAVCSLAAGQSATHVRGSAGWTLEPAPPARQPAVAGRRVDDDSSFGRGRTSMLTFGPRWTALREHHLGDGEELARVEAPAEAVGDLPSWGLHPALLDVATAFGRGQGSGTYLPLSYGRMVVRGSLPARFTSHLRHRDSATDEVVAADLSLRDADGRELVAVSDFVLRRVDQGAVTGGLAAAPEAQPATPAGPTEDIRPVDGAEAFRRSLTAGLGAQVVITTRTVADIRDRAGRVTTESLEGEAEPTTTAPAGAGGGSAAPSTELEITIARVWRDGLGVADVGVDDDFFALGGNSLVAVQLIAAMRKATGVRLPMRSLFETPTVAGLAARIEELRATAAPTEEPAAPATISAIPRLPRA
- a CDS encoding lantibiotic dehydratase, whose protein sequence is MSERQRVHHRIPLGDTGWSVWRDVVLRTAGFPAAGLAAFAAPDAAAAADAVLAGEDAAELFDKTFAVALADGSAQANEIAADPLLREAVTWQNPEMLIALDGLLRTDPTVRNVRRRKRELSLLRYWQRYCGKAETIGFFGPVCWGRLDPDEPATRLRPGPALVSRREVHFEAWALIAYADRLADDLAVRRWWAPALPPHLSLSDRLVTRPLLPPTELTAVEARLLAACDGRTPAVTLVERLLAGGETGLRSADDAYLLLDRLVDRNLLTWDAGLPVSPEAERVLAERIDAIGDAPVRAEAAAAFDRLRAARDAVAAAAGDPDRLGAALAALNAEFTAVTGRPATRQAGQMYAGRTVLYEETARDLDCTVGSRVLDALAEPLAIVLTAARWLTAEVGAAGERLFAELHAELRGDGPVRLADVWALAQGLLLAPDGPIARAGAGLTTRWAELIGLDSVAPGQTELRLRGADLAERARVLFAADRPGWPSARIHSPDVQIAAAGLDALNRGDFLLVLGELHPAYVPFDSAVLTPFHPDQAALRAALDAELGPARTRVLYPESFPRTTTRMTYALNGPRDRQFGIDTARGADVDRLVRATEARVEHDGDQWLAVLPDGTRWPLMEIFANLLGALLLDSFKLLAPAAHTPRISIDRLVVARRTWRTTVAETGLAGVTGEAERFLAVRRWRARLGLPERVFVKVGTEIKPCYADLTAPLHAQSLCAMVDAAAKSGADVTVTVSELLPDPADAWVTDERGRGYVSELRMQITDPVSYRGENG
- a CDS encoding non-ribosomal peptide synthetase, with the translated sequence MTDILSISAVHGETLPWPDATLAELIAAQAARTPDAVAVRQWDTRLTYAELLGRAAGVAAALRDRGVGRQSRVGVCGARNPDLVATVLGVLLAGGCYVPLEPGGPRRRLREIAADAGVSVVVGDAAVAEFGDVPGVEALGLPGPAPLAACPARPGDPAYVLFTSGSTGRPKGVLTTHRNVVEFVTGCAAMTGADAGVRSLGIASLGFDAATMDLFVPLLLGGAVQLLGADDRADPVRLARFIAAHEVNWGFITPTVLSVLDPAELPAWRVVLCGGEAVPAELAARWAPGRLFLNGYGPTETTVLAVSGELTAAETDPVPIGRPLPNHRAYVVDAELRPVPPGAAGELLIGGPGLADGYLNRPGLTAERFVPDPFGGPGERLYRTGDLVRQDPDGRIVYLGRLDRQVKIRGQRIELGEVEAVLAGVPGVRQVAVEAVPGPAGTELVAFLTPADAPDDERLRAYALPRLTAAMLPARVLRRDDLPVSPTTGKLDRPALRALAATTPASAPAGPVDADEPLAAAVARIWGRLLGATPTPETDFLAAGGNSIAAMRLVAALRAELGRHVDTRDVFTGRTLAGLVERITAAAPADADGLTTGNPPTLSPPQRRLWFVDQLAPSSAPYNIAVAHRLRGPLDTTALGAALRAVAERHDVLRWRIPQTAGVPYAVCEEPTDVAVPVVDLTGSADAEAELAGMLAAGAAHSFDLATGPPWQVTVYRLGPDEHVLAITLHHAVFDGWSEKLLYDDLAAAYDRAVLGGDPTLPALPATYADYAVWRAERDRRRGAADLDWWLAHLRDVPTVLELPRDRPRPAVATYAGAEAAVRLPEACDRGVRELAERRGTTVAAVLLAGFGELLRRLTGRDDHVVGAIVADRRLAAFDDVVGFFIDTVPVRVRGGGASFAELVDRCAGELHDATAHPGAPLERIVEGLGVGRDTSRAPLVQVLFNVLNFAPPRLALTGLDGEPVAVPKPGSPFDVTVYVVERAGRCGVEVVYNPDLFDAGRIDDLLADLVALVGALVAAPDVPTDRIAAELPRPTVATPQLGAMTVAAGEAPRAVLPTGPDGLTDTEELIAGIWREVLERDRVGVTDNFFDIGGHSLALAAVHARLTAATGRSIKMLDLFRHPTIRALAASLDGAADRPELARAALRAAARRSRTRRNPPRRPGGTA